A genomic segment from Nocardiopsis sp. Huas11 encodes:
- a CDS encoding helix-turn-helix domain-containing protein, which produces MPLDGTPDPHEIEVPFGTRLKLNRTRRGMTREVLGGLVGRSASWVKALENGRLGTPKLPILLRLAEALRIRDLSELTGEQSVPVELFTGPGHAHLPAVRTAINAFPMVTSRPAPPVAHLKARLSRAWSARHSAPNHREVLGGLLPGLIEDAQLAVHQADDGPTRRAAQAVLSEVYALAQFFIAYQPAQSLLWRVCERSVVAAQESGDPHALGVSAWLMAQAHRDAGDWDAADVVTTNTTRQLSGNLADGTDDVLAIWGALQFEAGYTAARRGETGNAWRHWDTAQQVADRLPGSYYHPVTSFSQAIMGAHAVTVAVELRNGGESVRQAGRTASDVIPSRPRRARHQIERARAFYLDSQPDEALRVLAEAHEAAPETIRYNGYARRIILEEMDSRQRERREQANTLADKIGILA; this is translated from the coding sequence ATGCCCCTCGACGGCACTCCGGACCCGCACGAGATCGAGGTCCCTTTCGGTACACGGCTCAAGCTCAACCGCACCAGACGGGGCATGACCCGCGAGGTCCTGGGTGGCCTGGTCGGACGGTCCGCGTCGTGGGTGAAGGCGCTGGAGAACGGACGGTTGGGGACCCCCAAGCTACCCATCCTGCTCAGGCTTGCGGAGGCCCTGCGTATACGCGACCTCTCGGAACTGACAGGTGAGCAGTCCGTCCCTGTCGAGCTGTTCACCGGCCCCGGGCACGCTCACCTTCCGGCCGTGCGAACGGCGATCAACGCGTTCCCCATGGTCACCTCGCGTCCCGCTCCTCCGGTCGCCCACCTCAAGGCCCGTTTGTCGCGGGCATGGAGCGCACGACACTCCGCGCCCAACCACCGTGAGGTGTTGGGCGGACTGCTTCCCGGGCTGATCGAGGACGCACAGCTCGCCGTGCATCAAGCGGATGACGGACCGACACGGCGTGCGGCCCAGGCGGTGCTCTCCGAGGTGTACGCGCTCGCACAGTTCTTCATCGCCTACCAGCCCGCACAGAGCCTCCTATGGCGTGTGTGCGAGCGCAGTGTGGTCGCTGCCCAGGAATCGGGCGACCCTCATGCGTTGGGCGTCTCCGCCTGGCTGATGGCCCAAGCTCACCGAGACGCCGGCGACTGGGATGCGGCCGACGTGGTCACCACGAACACCACACGGCAGTTGAGCGGCAACCTCGCGGACGGCACAGATGACGTTCTCGCTATCTGGGGTGCCTTGCAGTTCGAAGCCGGGTACACCGCCGCACGGCGCGGCGAGACCGGAAACGCATGGCGGCACTGGGACACCGCGCAACAGGTCGCTGACCGGCTCCCCGGCTCCTACTACCACCCGGTGACATCGTTCTCCCAGGCGATCATGGGTGCCCACGCTGTCACCGTGGCGGTCGAACTACGCAATGGCGGCGAGAGCGTACGCCAGGCCGGACGAACGGCGTCGGACGTCATCCCGTCGCGCCCCCGACGGGCACGGCACCAGATCGAAAGGGCACGTGCTTTCTACCTGGACTCCCAACCGGACGAAGCCCTTCGCGTTCTGGCTGAGGCACACGAGGCAGCGCCGGAAACGATCAGGTACAACGGGTACGCACGTCGCATAATTCTCGAAGAGATGGATTCCCGGCAACGAGAACGGCGAGAGCAAGCGAACACACTGGCTGACAAAATCGGCATTCTCGCGTAG
- a CDS encoding PQQ-binding-like beta-propeller repeat protein produces MGRAAEPGPGRLRGAIAWTGAGLLVGALLLVVGTVLLNWGAHEGGLVSEAGSRWILSTVIAGLALTFGIRWYRRHPRVIQDDPGGPAYAVWMSIFTLAGAAIAWAGFPTQAFEATATDGVAFDPSPAAVNMWIVAVAVASGCLCMLVSVHSPKLRPRRRSLPFAAAGALTVVLIAGLTAVVVFPREPHTVATDPGEPEPVPARVSRIGWSWEPPLGTEIHGVRAGAHGPIVLITDGAVALDGTTGEELWSYRRPLDHARRVGADGRGVYVRYAPGPDTGERVTVTLDAVTGEIRDRDPDVVPLAVEDLLPAAPGRADRLTDALGVGPDCFPSEVERYGDHLVGLLGCAEEDRGREERFDDPFTWSDTEVRVVLGAMDLTTGEEAWRQEWTVRSPGDSTPHLVDVRAGREEPVAVLSHGPDQVLSLLDPATGEEAVELPSGLSDQLSTNDLHRSLVQVDSGGVVFVEEGEDALSFHRANAAGETTDTAVVDGMHVIVPSRAVVLDDTLLVPKAQYESNEDAGVESTRDALFTASFGETVDRDSAQWITPGGPLVVDVVPVPGAVVVLTGGELTGWERADRLDGLVP; encoded by the coding sequence ATGGGCAGGGCGGCGGAACCGGGGCCGGGACGCCTGAGGGGTGCGATCGCGTGGACCGGGGCGGGGCTGCTCGTCGGCGCCCTGCTCCTGGTGGTCGGCACGGTGCTCCTGAACTGGGGCGCTCACGAGGGCGGATTGGTCTCGGAGGCCGGTTCCCGGTGGATCCTCTCGACTGTGATCGCGGGCCTGGCCCTCACCTTCGGCATCCGCTGGTACCGGAGACATCCCCGGGTCATCCAGGACGACCCCGGCGGTCCGGCGTACGCGGTCTGGATGTCCATCTTCACTCTGGCCGGGGCGGCGATCGCCTGGGCCGGATTCCCCACACAGGCCTTCGAGGCGACCGCGACGGACGGAGTGGCGTTCGACCCCTCGCCCGCGGCCGTCAACATGTGGATCGTGGCCGTGGCGGTCGCGTCGGGATGCCTGTGCATGCTGGTGTCCGTCCACTCGCCGAAACTCCGCCCCCGGAGACGCTCACTGCCCTTCGCCGCCGCGGGCGCCCTCACGGTGGTCCTGATCGCCGGTCTCACGGCGGTGGTCGTCTTCCCCCGGGAACCGCACACCGTCGCCACCGACCCGGGTGAGCCCGAGCCCGTCCCCGCCCGCGTCAGCCGCATCGGGTGGAGCTGGGAACCCCCGCTGGGCACGGAGATCCACGGAGTCCGTGCGGGCGCCCACGGCCCGATCGTCCTGATCACCGACGGGGCGGTCGCCCTGGACGGGACGACGGGCGAGGAGCTGTGGTCCTACCGGCGCCCCCTCGACCACGCGCGCAGGGTGGGAGCGGACGGCCGGGGCGTGTACGTGCGCTATGCCCCGGGGCCCGACACCGGGGAACGCGTCACGGTGACACTCGACGCCGTGACGGGGGAGATCCGTGACAGGGACCCGGATGTCGTCCCTCTGGCGGTCGAGGACCTCCTGCCGGCGGCCCCCGGGCGCGCCGACCGGTTGACGGACGCTCTGGGAGTCGGTCCGGACTGCTTCCCCTCCGAGGTCGAACGGTACGGCGACCACCTGGTGGGCCTACTCGGATGCGCCGAGGAGGACCGGGGGAGGGAGGAGAGGTTCGATGACCCCTTCACCTGGTCCGACACGGAGGTGCGGGTCGTGCTCGGAGCCATGGACCTGACCACCGGGGAGGAGGCGTGGCGGCAGGAGTGGACGGTGCGATCGCCCGGGGACTCCACACCCCACCTGGTCGATGTCAGGGCCGGACGGGAGGAACCGGTGGCCGTTCTGAGCCATGGACCCGACCAGGTCCTGTCTCTGCTCGACCCCGCCACCGGCGAGGAGGCGGTGGAGCTTCCGAGCGGGTTGTCCGACCAGTTGAGCACCAACGATCTGCACCGGTCCCTCGTCCAGGTCGACAGTGGGGGAGTGGTGTTCGTCGAGGAGGGTGAGGATGCTCTGAGCTTCCACCGGGCGAACGCCGCCGGGGAGACCACGGACACCGCGGTCGTGGACGGGATGCACGTCATCGTCCCTAGCAGGGCCGTCGTGCTCGACGACACGCTGCTCGTTCCGAAGGCTCAGTACGAGTCGAACGAGGACGCGGGTGTGGAGTCGACACGGGACGCCCTGTTCACGGCGTCCTTCGGCGAGACCGTTGACCGGGATTCGGCGCAGTGGATCACTCCGGGCGGCCCTCTGGTCGTGGACGTCGTCCCGGTCCCGGGCGCCGTCGTCGTGCTCACGGGCGGGGAACTCACGGGCTGGGAACGGGCCGACCGGCTCGACGGGCTGGTCCCCTGA
- a CDS encoding DUF523 domain-containing protein: MLKVLVSACLMGRRVRYDGQAKTVEDNALDRWRAEGRLVVHCPEIAGGLPVPRPPAEIEPGADADAVLAGRARILTPDREDVSDHFVAGARAASATARAHGVAVAILKESSPSCGSLEVYDGTFGGRKVPGAGVTARLLAEQGVAVFNENQIAEAVAHLEGLERREDSESGAREDAEGRRER; this comes from the coding sequence ATGCTCAAGGTGCTGGTGAGCGCCTGTCTGATGGGTCGGCGGGTCCGTTACGACGGGCAGGCCAAGACGGTCGAGGACAACGCCCTCGACCGCTGGAGGGCCGAGGGGCGGCTCGTGGTGCACTGCCCGGAGATCGCGGGCGGGCTGCCGGTGCCGCGTCCCCCGGCCGAGATCGAACCGGGCGCCGATGCCGACGCGGTCCTCGCCGGTCGGGCGCGCATCCTCACCCCGGACCGGGAGGACGTGAGCGACCACTTCGTCGCCGGAGCCCGCGCCGCGTCGGCGACCGCCCGGGCGCACGGTGTGGCCGTGGCGATCCTGAAGGAGTCCAGTCCCTCGTGCGGGTCGCTGGAGGTCTACGACGGTACGTTCGGGGGCCGCAAGGTGCCCGGGGCCGGGGTCACGGCGCGACTGCTCGCCGAGCAGGGGGTCGCCGTGTTCAACGAGAACCAGATCGCCGAAGCCGTCGCGCACCTGGAAGGCCTGGAGCGCCGGGAGGACTCGGAGTCCGGGGCGCGCGAGGACGCCGAGGGGCGTCGGGAGCGCTGA
- a CDS encoding MFS transporter yields the protein MSDDQNHRPSTLVTEHGTTRKAVTAAAIGNATEWYDFGVYSYLAVTIGLVFYPSQSQGVQLIATFTTFAAAFLVRPLGGLFFGPLGDRVGRKKVLAFTMLLMAVGTFSIGLIPSAATIGIAAPILLLVARMVQGFSTGGEYGGATTFIAEYAPDRRRGFLASWLEFGTVSGYVGGASIVTVMTLLLGPDAMTAWGWRVPFLLALPLGAVGLYLRLKLEETPVFAQDTEGFGKDTAGRRREGQFRETVVGQWHALLLCVGLVMVFNVNNYMVTAYLPTYLNAELGYSSALGLVMTLTAMAFMLVAVTFFGRLSDRVGRRPVLLSGCLFSIALSLPAFWLLQRGSLVAVALGVLVMAVTLVHFSGSAPAALPALFPTKVRYGALAIGFNVSVALFGGTTPLIAESLVQSTGNLYSPAWLVMIAGAVGLVVVWWMKESAGQPLPGAPHIPVPDRHPGLATRLPYPRRDGDGAPFVRPSNVRRLPSDG from the coding sequence GTGAGCGACGACCAGAACCATCGGCCATCGACGCTGGTGACCGAGCACGGGACCACGCGCAAGGCGGTCACCGCGGCCGCCATCGGCAACGCCACCGAGTGGTACGACTTCGGCGTCTACAGCTACCTCGCCGTCACCATCGGCCTGGTGTTCTACCCGTCGCAGTCCCAGGGCGTCCAGCTCATCGCGACCTTCACCACCTTCGCCGCCGCCTTCCTCGTGCGCCCCCTGGGCGGGCTGTTCTTCGGCCCGCTCGGCGACCGCGTCGGCCGCAAGAAGGTCCTGGCCTTCACCATGCTCCTGATGGCGGTCGGCACCTTCTCCATCGGCCTCATCCCCTCGGCCGCCACCATCGGCATCGCCGCGCCGATCCTGCTGCTCGTCGCCCGCATGGTCCAGGGCTTCTCCACGGGCGGCGAGTACGGCGGGGCCACGACCTTCATCGCCGAGTACGCGCCCGACCGCCGTCGCGGCTTCCTCGCGTCCTGGCTGGAGTTCGGAACGGTCAGCGGCTACGTCGGGGGCGCCTCGATCGTCACCGTCATGACCCTGCTCCTGGGCCCGGACGCCATGACGGCGTGGGGATGGCGCGTGCCCTTCCTGCTCGCCCTGCCCCTGGGCGCGGTCGGGCTGTACCTGCGGCTGAAGCTGGAGGAGACCCCGGTCTTCGCCCAGGACACGGAGGGGTTCGGCAAGGACACCGCGGGGCGCCGGCGCGAGGGGCAGTTCAGGGAGACCGTGGTGGGCCAGTGGCACGCGCTGCTGCTGTGCGTCGGGCTGGTCATGGTCTTCAACGTGAACAACTACATGGTGACGGCCTACCTGCCCACCTACCTCAACGCCGAACTCGGCTACAGCAGCGCCCTGGGGCTGGTCATGACGCTGACCGCCATGGCGTTCATGCTCGTCGCGGTCACGTTCTTCGGCCGGCTGAGCGACCGCGTGGGACGCAGACCCGTCCTGCTCTCCGGGTGCCTGTTCTCCATCGCGCTCTCCCTGCCGGCCTTCTGGCTCCTCCAGCGCGGCAGCCTGGTCGCGGTCGCCCTCGGTGTGCTGGTCATGGCCGTCACGCTCGTGCACTTCTCCGGCAGCGCGCCCGCCGCGCTCCCGGCGCTGTTCCCCACCAAGGTCCGCTACGGCGCCCTGGCGATCGGGTTCAACGTCTCCGTGGCGCTGTTCGGTGGCACGACACCGCTGATCGCCGAGTCGCTCGTCCAGTCGACCGGCAACCTGTACTCACCGGCGTGGCTGGTCATGATCGCCGGCGCGGTCGGCCTCGTGGTGGTGTGGTGGATGAAGGAGAGCGCGGGGCAGCCGCTGCCGGGCGCACCGCACATCCCGGTCCCCGACCGCCACCCCGGGCTCGCCACCCGGCTCCCCTACCCGCGCAGGGACGGGGACGGGGCGCCCTTCGTCCGGCCGAGCAACGTCCGCCGCCTGCCTTCGGACGGCTGA